A window of Thunnus thynnus chromosome 17, fThuThy2.1, whole genome shotgun sequence contains these coding sequences:
- the snrnp70 gene encoding U1 small nuclear ribonucleoprotein 70 kDa yields the protein MTQFLPPNLLALFAPRDPIPFLPQLEKLPHEKHHNQPYSGIAPFIRHFEDPRDAPPPTRAETREERLERKRREKIERRQAVVETELKLWDPHNDPNAQGDAFKTLFVARVNYDTTESKLRREFEVYGPIKRIYIVYNKRTGKPRGYAFIEYEHERDMHSAYKHADGKKIDGRRVLVDVERGRTVKGWHPRRLGGGLGGTRRGGADVNIKHSGRDDASRYDDRPLGGDRERGERRERSRERDRDKDRERRRSRSRERRRRTRSRERERERERPVAGGEENSSSSRRREREKDRGGAAGGDSRSRERSRDRKRRSRSRDRKRDRERGKGLDGEEVGQGDGAPEGGERMLEENEGEVGEGMEERRDRDRDRERDRDRRRSHRDRDRRRGDRDRDREHKRERGERDRGERREERHGSLRDDMGPQDDMGNEDEGGEPPNMEEYSQDGMMMDQQSVPSADGYGSSENGYKMEAPGDEY from the exons ATGACGCAGTTTTTACCTCCGAACCTGCTGGCCCTTTTTGCACCGCGGGACCCCATCCCTTTCCTGCCTCAGCTGGAGAAGCTGCCCCATGAGAAACATCACAACCAGCCTTACAGTGGCATTGCGCCGTTCATCAGGCACTTCGAG GACCCTAGAGATGCCCCTCCACCAACAAGGGCTGAGACTCGTGAGGAGCGGCTGGAGAGGAAG AGACGAGAGAAGATTGAGAGGAGGCAAGCAGTGGTGGAGACAGAACTCAAGCTTT GGGATCCCCATAATGACCCCAATGCGCAAGGTGATGCCTTCAAGACATTGTTTGTTGCACGAGTG AACTATGATACGACAGAGTCCAAGCTTCGCCGTGAGTTTGAGGTCTATGGCCCCATCAAACGG ATCTACATAGTCTACAACAAGAGGACGGGGAAGCCTCGGGGCTATGCATTCATTGAGTATGAGCATGAACGAGACATGCACT CTGCCTACAAGCATGCAGATGGGAAGAAGATTGACGGCAGGAGAGTGCTGGTGGACGTGGAACGAGGACGCACTGTCAAAGGATGGCATCCTCGAAGGCTAG GTGGTGGATTGGGTGGCACTAGGAGAGGTGGAGCTGATGTCAACATCAAGCACTCTGGCCGAGATGATGCATCACGTTACGATGATCGCCCTCTGGGGGG TGATCGGGAGCGTGGGGAGCGGAGAGAGCGCAGTCGGGAGCGTGACCGGGATAAGGACAGAGAGCGGCGGCGATCCCGATCCCGGGAACGCCGCCGACGTACCCGTTCCCGGGAgcgagaaagggagagagaaagaccagTCGCAGGAGGGGAGGAGAACAGCAGTAGTAGCCGGCGTCGAGAGCGAGAGAAGGATCGTGGGGGGGCAGCGGGAGGAGACAGCAGAAGTAGGGAGAGGAGTCGAGACCGGAAGAGAAGGAGCAGGAGCCGGGATCGcaagagagacagggagagaggcAAGGGGCTGGATGGAGAGGAGGTCGGCCAGGGAGACGGTGCCCCTGAGGGCGGGGAGCGCATGCTGGAGGAAAATGAGGGTGAAGTGGGTGAGGGCATGGAGGAGCgtagagacagagacagggacagagagagggacaggGACCGCAGGCGCAGCCACAGGGACAGAGACAGGCGCAGGGGAGACAGGGACAGAGACAGGGAGCACAAAAGGGAacggggggagagagacagggggGAGCGCAGAGAAGAGCGGCACGGCTCCCTACGAGACGACATGGGGCCTCAAGATGACATGGGCAATGAGGATGAGGGAGGAGAACCGCCTAACATGGAGGAGTACAGTCAGGATGGGATGATGATGGACCAGCAGTCAGTGCCATCGGCTGACGGCTACGGCTCCAGTGAGAATGGCTACAAGATGGAGGCACCAGGAGATGAGTACTAA